The Seleniivibrio woodruffii genome contains a region encoding:
- the uvrB gene encoding excinuclease ABC subunit UvrB — MSFKLVSEYEMAGDQPEAVRQLVENYNGGAKAQVLLGVTGSGKTYTMANVIQELNVPTLIIAHNKTLAAQLYGEFKKFFPDNAVEYFVSYYDYYQPEAYKPQTDTFIEKDSSINEDIDKLRHSATRSLLERRDVVIVASVSCIYGLGSPEAYSGMLVVLEVNDTVELDSILAKLVEIQYDRNDYDFHRGTYRMKGDTLEVFPAHEDSVAYRIEFFGDEVDRISEFDPLTGKTIRNRPKVAIYPNTHYVTTAVSRDEALAKIKSELAVRTTQLENENKILESQRLTQRTMFDIEMIVETGYCSGIENYSRFFENRKPGDAPPTLLSYLPKDALVIIDESHMTVPQIRGMYNGDRSRKTTLVEYGFRLPAALDNRPLKFEEFRERVNRVMYVSATPDQYELEDSQGLLAEQIIRPTGLIDPPIDIRPSRSQVDDLYAEVVKVTADGGRVLVTTLTKRMAEELTKYYDGMGVRVKYLHSDIDTIERIKILRSLRMGEFDVLVGINLLREGLDLPEVSLVAVLDADKEGFLRSAKALIQTVGRAARNVNGRAIFYADNITRSMQSAIDETARRRAKQQKYNEENGITPQTVKNEIVNILESIYEKDYVTVDIDTDIGITLSGNKEKDIEKLKKQMQEHAKNLEFEKAAKIRDMLFELSVK, encoded by the coding sequence ATGAGTTTTAAACTGGTATCCGAATATGAGATGGCGGGCGACCAACCGGAGGCTGTGCGTCAGCTGGTGGAAAATTACAACGGCGGCGCAAAGGCGCAGGTTCTGCTTGGCGTTACCGGTTCAGGAAAGACCTATACCATGGCCAACGTCATTCAGGAACTGAACGTTCCTACCCTTATTATTGCCCACAACAAAACCCTTGCGGCGCAGCTATACGGAGAGTTTAAAAAGTTCTTTCCCGACAATGCCGTGGAATATTTCGTCAGCTACTACGACTACTATCAGCCGGAGGCCTACAAGCCCCAGACCGACACGTTCATAGAGAAAGATTCATCCATCAACGAAGACATAGACAAACTGCGCCACAGTGCCACACGAAGCCTGCTTGAGAGGCGGGATGTGGTCATTGTCGCATCGGTTTCATGCATATACGGCCTCGGTTCGCCGGAGGCATATTCAGGCATGCTTGTTGTGCTTGAGGTCAACGACACCGTTGAACTGGACAGCATTCTGGCGAAACTGGTGGAAATACAGTATGACCGCAACGACTACGACTTTCACAGGGGCACATACCGCATGAAGGGCGACACCCTTGAGGTGTTCCCCGCCCACGAGGACAGCGTTGCATACCGCATAGAATTTTTCGGCGACGAGGTCGACAGGATATCCGAGTTCGACCCGCTCACAGGTAAAACCATACGCAACAGACCCAAAGTGGCCATATATCCCAACACCCACTACGTCACCACGGCGGTTTCACGGGATGAGGCACTGGCAAAGATTAAGAGCGAGCTTGCGGTGCGCACCACCCAGCTTGAGAACGAGAACAAGATCCTTGAGAGCCAGAGGCTCACCCAGCGGACAATGTTCGACATAGAGATGATAGTTGAAACTGGCTATTGCAGCGGAATTGAGAACTACTCCCGATTCTTCGAGAACAGAAAGCCGGGGGATGCACCTCCGACACTTCTCAGCTACCTGCCAAAGGATGCTCTTGTTATCATAGACGAATCCCACATGACAGTTCCCCAGATACGGGGGATGTACAACGGCGACAGAAGCCGCAAGACTACCCTTGTGGAATACGGTTTCCGTCTGCCCGCCGCTCTGGACAACAGACCGCTGAAGTTTGAGGAGTTCCGGGAGCGTGTGAACAGGGTTATGTATGTTTCAGCAACTCCCGACCAGTATGAACTTGAGGATTCGCAGGGGCTTCTGGCGGAACAGATAATCCGCCCTACGGGTCTCATAGACCCGCCTATCGATATCCGCCCGTCCAGAAGTCAGGTGGACGACCTCTACGCCGAGGTTGTAAAGGTTACGGCGGATGGCGGCAGGGTGCTTGTCACCACCCTTACAAAGCGCATGGCGGAAGAGCTGACCAAATATTACGACGGAATGGGCGTTCGGGTGAAATATCTCCACTCGGACATAGACACCATAGAGCGTATCAAGATTCTGCGTTCGCTGAGAATGGGCGAGTTTGACGTTCTGGTGGGCATCAACCTTCTGCGTGAGGGTCTCGACCTTCCGGAGGTGTCTCTGGTGGCTGTTCTGGATGCGGACAAGGAAGGATTTCTCCGTTCGGCCAAGGCGCTTATCCAGACCGTGGGACGAGCCGCAAGGAACGTTAACGGGCGGGCAATTTTCTATGCGGACAACATAACGAGGTCTATGCAGTCCGCCATCGACGAAACAGCCCGCAGACGTGCGAAACAGCAGAAATATAACGAAGAAAACGGCATTACACCCCAGACAGTTAAGAACGAGATCGTTAATATTCTCGAATCAATTTATGAAAAGGATTATGTAACGGTTGATATTGACACGGATATCGGTATAACATTATCCGGAAATAAAGAAAAAGATATTGAGAAACTGAAAAAGCAGATGCAGGAACACGCCAAAAACCTTGAGTTTGAAAAGGCGGCCAAGATCCGTGACATGCTTTTTGAGCTTTCCGTTAAATAG
- a CDS encoding M20 metallopeptidase family protein, which produces METINIRQAQLDLKELFERAEPSFGEYRTSEYIKERLNAMGLTDWKTCNTGIFGTIDAGKEKTVGIRADMDALPANTEKTEYMHLCGHHANMTTILGVLENITKNRDKLKYNVRYIFQPAEEVIGGAVTMIEAGCMEGVDEVFATHTTPDVALGSVALIAGGCMAGSNHFEVRIKGKSTHAAMPSSGTDTVTAACEYVMSMQTAITRLKNPVDPGLISFGMINGGTAANILPETVVLQGTFRHFDPVVKEVIHNAMQTRLKAIEEFYGVTGELIIHDGTPPVICDKDLVAKLINLSNAKDITVSRYDRKSMGGEDFAFMTELAKGAFIWQGVSTGGYQPPLHNKDYRVPDEAVYPGIKLLTAYLTD; this is translated from the coding sequence ATGGAAACAATAAACATACGACAGGCGCAGCTTGACCTTAAAGAGCTTTTCGAAAGAGCCGAGCCGTCATTCGGCGAATACAGAACATCGGAATACATCAAAGAGCGTCTGAACGCAATGGGACTAACCGACTGGAAGACCTGTAACACCGGAATCTTCGGCACTATAGATGCCGGAAAAGAGAAGACGGTGGGAATCCGTGCCGATATGGACGCACTCCCCGCAAACACTGAAAAGACCGAATATATGCATCTCTGCGGCCACCATGCCAACATGACCACCATACTGGGTGTTCTGGAGAACATCACAAAGAACAGAGACAAGCTCAAATATAATGTCAGATACATCTTTCAGCCTGCGGAAGAGGTAATAGGCGGAGCGGTCACAATGATAGAGGCAGGATGTATGGAGGGAGTAGACGAGGTTTTCGCAACCCACACAACGCCCGACGTTGCCCTCGGCTCCGTCGCACTGATTGCGGGCGGATGCATGGCAGGCTCGAACCATTTCGAGGTGCGCATAAAAGGAAAATCCACCCATGCGGCGATGCCCAGCTCCGGAACGGACACTGTTACAGCGGCATGCGAATACGTCATGTCCATGCAGACGGCCATAACCCGACTGAAAAACCCCGTTGATCCCGGACTCATCTCATTCGGGATGATAAACGGCGGCACGGCGGCAAACATTCTGCCTGAAACGGTCGTGCTCCAAGGCACTTTCAGACACTTCGACCCAGTCGTAAAAGAGGTTATCCATAACGCAATGCAGACCCGTCTGAAAGCCATAGAAGAGTTTTACGGCGTTACGGGTGAGCTTATAATCCATGACGGAACGCCCCCTGTGATATGCGACAAAGACCTTGTGGCGAAACTAATAAACCTCAGCAACGCCAAAGACATCACAGTCTCAAGATATGACCGCAAAAGCATGGGCGGCGAGGATTTCGCTTTTATGACCGAACTGGCGAAGGGCGCATTCATCTGGCAGGGTGTCAGCACAGGAGGATATCAGCCCCCGCTCCACAACAAAGACTACAGAGTGCCGGACGAAGCGGTGTATCCCGGAATAAAGCTTCTGACCGCTTATCTGACGGACTGA
- a CDS encoding DUF494 family protein, with protein sequence MDKIVIALNLVIDFLESSDKVNEKSIKDYLFNTGFDDHVIRQVMTVLDISNFDGNIWFRVFTRKEKNLLTPDAISYLQKLHLTGILDPLGLEDVIENAMSSENYKVDVETVKNLVLYSLMERKSLYASGVEDDEEYLH encoded by the coding sequence ATGGACAAAATAGTCATAGCTCTTAATCTCGTGATCGACTTTCTGGAATCCAGCGACAAGGTAAACGAAAAAAGTATCAAAGATTACCTCTTCAACACAGGGTTTGACGATCATGTAATCAGACAGGTGATGACTGTGCTGGATATCAGCAATTTTGACGGAAATATATGGTTTCGTGTTTTTACCAGAAAGGAGAAGAATCTGCTCACTCCCGATGCAATAAGCTACCTTCAGAAACTGCATCTGACGGGCATTCTCGACCCTCTGGGACTTGAAGACGTTATTGAAAACGCCATGTCCTCCGAAAACTACAAGGTGGATGTGGAGACTGTAAAAAATCTCGTGCTGTACTCACTTATGGAGAGAAAATCCCTCTATGCCTCAGGCGTGGAGGACGATGAGGAATATCTGCACTGA
- the selB gene encoding selenocysteine-specific translation elongation factor produces MKKSIIMGTAGHIDHGKSSLVRALTGKDPDRLKEEQEKGITIELGYAGLELDSALVSFVDVPGHEKLVKTMIAGSVGFDAVLFCVDGREGIMPQTREHFNILKTIGIKHAVAVLTKADKCTASELEASENAVRELFKDSGITAEAVLAVSIYNDASIENLKNAISECARKTTPKTQNRCYVLRTDRVFAVKGHGTVVTGTSLFGKIGVENTVYNLRTGQKARIKSIQVHDKPAEKSVAGQRTALNLPDFSTDDVKKGDIISENGKITDTNGIYAIVKAFDGCTDAELIRHNKTYSLVIGSETFEGRIIFYDEKILKASAEAICFIKLDKPAVVFFNEPFVIRGASPLHSIAGGRVLGLEQTYPDRRNSHEIILHMSRYDYDEAIREIMRVYRCGFVMSEPIQFSGLFRNELAGKLAQLNIVNYYGFLIDSRMIDSFAESSIQELKDKGVLSVNGLKLDCSLPEQVRSDIVNRIIETARRMGYIFDGNMLKQNKKDPFEEESLSVLAAMKQEPNLSNAQLLSEKTGLPEEKVGKCLQYLCNRSMARKVEGNVFISMELINSFVERAETEARKSGEIDLNRMKEHFDLPRKLLIPLMEQLDKTGLFINKSNKRVLKYK; encoded by the coding sequence ATGAAAAAGAGCATAATAATGGGAACCGCCGGACACATTGACCACGGCAAATCCTCTCTGGTTCGGGCTTTGACGGGGAAAGATCCCGACAGGCTGAAAGAGGAGCAGGAGAAGGGGATAACCATTGAGCTGGGCTATGCCGGACTGGAGCTGGACAGCGCACTGGTCTCCTTCGTGGACGTTCCGGGGCACGAAAAACTTGTTAAAACGATGATAGCAGGCTCTGTGGGGTTTGATGCGGTTCTGTTCTGCGTTGACGGCCGTGAGGGAATCATGCCCCAGACCCGTGAGCATTTCAATATATTAAAGACCATCGGCATAAAGCATGCGGTGGCTGTGCTGACCAAGGCCGACAAGTGCACAGCTTCCGAGCTTGAAGCCTCAGAGAATGCGGTTCGTGAGCTTTTCAAAGACAGCGGCATAACGGCTGAGGCCGTGCTTGCCGTATCCATATATAATGACGCATCCATTGAAAACCTGAAAAACGCAATCTCCGAGTGTGCAAGAAAGACAACACCCAAAACTCAGAACAGGTGCTACGTTCTGCGGACGGACAGGGTTTTCGCAGTAAAGGGGCACGGAACTGTTGTCACTGGAACGTCCCTTTTCGGCAAGATAGGGGTGGAGAACACCGTCTATAACCTTCGCACAGGTCAGAAAGCCCGCATAAAGAGCATTCAGGTGCACGACAAACCCGCAGAGAAATCCGTTGCGGGGCAGAGAACGGCTCTTAATCTGCCGGATTTTTCCACAGATGATGTGAAAAAAGGGGACATAATCTCCGAAAACGGCAAGATTACAGACACAAACGGCATATACGCCATTGTGAAAGCGTTTGACGGATGCACCGATGCCGAACTTATCAGGCACAACAAAACCTACTCCCTCGTGATAGGCTCCGAAACCTTCGAGGGCAGAATAATTTTTTACGACGAAAAGATCTTAAAAGCCTCAGCCGAGGCCATATGTTTTATAAAACTGGACAAACCCGCAGTCGTGTTCTTCAACGAACCGTTTGTCATCCGTGGAGCCAGCCCCCTGCACAGCATCGCCGGAGGGCGTGTTCTGGGGCTGGAACAGACCTATCCAGACCGCAGAAACAGCCATGAAATAATTCTGCACATGAGCAGATACGACTATGACGAGGCCATCCGTGAGATAATGCGGGTGTACAGGTGCGGGTTCGTGATGTCCGAGCCTATCCAGTTCTCTGGTCTCTTCCGGAACGAGCTGGCGGGCAAACTGGCACAGCTGAACATTGTGAACTATTACGGATTCCTTATAGACAGCCGGATGATAGATTCCTTTGCCGAAAGCTCCATACAGGAGCTTAAAGATAAAGGGGTGCTGTCGGTGAACGGGCTTAAACTGGACTGCTCGCTGCCGGAGCAGGTGCGGTCGGACATTGTTAACCGTATCATAGAGACAGCCCGCAGGATGGGATATATTTTTGACGGCAACATGCTGAAACAGAACAAAAAAGACCCCTTCGAGGAGGAGTCGCTCTCTGTTCTGGCGGCAATGAAGCAGGAACCGAACCTTTCAAACGCACAGCTCCTGTCCGAAAAGACGGGGCTGCCGGAGGAGAAGGTCGGCAAGTGCCTGCAATATCTCTGCAACAGGAGCATGGCCAGAAAAGTCGAGGGCAACGTCTTCATCTCAATGGAGCTTATAAACAGCTTTGTGGAGCGGGCGGAGACGGAGGCAAGGAAGAGCGGAGAGATCGATCTGAACCGGATGAAGGAGCATTTCGATCTGCCGAGGAAACTGCTGATACCTCTGATGGAACAGCTTGATAAAACAGGGCTTTTCATCAACAAAAGTAACAAGAGGGTGCTTAAGTACAAATGA
- the dprA gene encoding DNA-processing protein DprA, with protein sequence MISSKALNTLKLKCIKGMNDTALSRIYSACGSLHDAFGLDFGSLTGLGIKKELAENIVTADIDEKLFERELESVHKRDADVLCIDDEEYPQLLKETETAPAVLFVRGRREALQRPSIAVVGARSATRQACDFAKKISQDLAEVGFNVVSGFAMGIDVYAHAGAVNKGMTTAVMGCGINHFYPEANKRYEATVLKSGCIVTEFFSDEQPNSWNFPQRNRIISGMSYGVIVVEASAKSGSLITARYAAEQGREVYAVPAFPMSKNCATNRLIKDGARLTEGYYDILDELKYRIQGLKEVDKPEAIGLQFGNPDDARLYSLLENGMLNPDELSTLSGMDIGSVTISLVQMELEGYVIREIDGKYRAAGGNYGQNSHSS encoded by the coding sequence TTGATAAGCTCAAAAGCACTTAACACACTTAAACTGAAATGCATAAAGGGCATGAACGACACAGCCCTTTCCAGAATATATTCCGCCTGCGGAAGCCTCCACGACGCCTTCGGGCTGGACTTCGGCTCGCTGACGGGACTTGGCATAAAAAAAGAGCTGGCGGAGAACATTGTCACCGCAGATATTGACGAAAAGCTTTTTGAAAGGGAACTGGAATCGGTTCACAAACGTGATGCGGACGTGCTCTGCATTGACGATGAGGAATACCCTCAGCTTCTGAAAGAGACCGAGACCGCACCCGCAGTTCTGTTTGTGCGGGGCAGAAGAGAAGCCCTGCAAAGACCGTCCATAGCCGTTGTGGGCGCAAGAAGCGCAACACGTCAGGCATGCGACTTTGCAAAGAAGATATCGCAGGATCTCGCCGAGGTGGGGTTCAACGTCGTGAGCGGCTTTGCAATGGGAATAGACGTCTATGCCCATGCGGGAGCAGTCAACAAGGGAATGACCACCGCCGTCATGGGCTGCGGAATAAACCATTTCTACCCCGAAGCCAACAAACGGTACGAGGCGACAGTGCTTAAAAGCGGCTGCATAGTCACAGAGTTCTTCTCGGACGAACAGCCTAATTCATGGAATTTCCCCCAGCGCAACCGAATCATCAGCGGTATGTCATACGGCGTGATAGTCGTTGAGGCATCAGCCAAAAGCGGCAGTCTGATAACCGCCCGCTACGCCGCCGAACAGGGCAGAGAAGTTTATGCCGTACCCGCCTTTCCAATGTCAAAAAATTGTGCGACCAACCGTCTGATAAAAGACGGGGCGAGGCTCACAGAGGGCTATTACGACATTCTGGATGAGCTGAAATACCGGATTCAGGGACTTAAAGAGGTTGACAAGCCCGAAGCGATTGGGCTACAGTTTGGTAACCCAGATGACGCGAGACTCTATTCACTACTGGAAAACGGTATGCTGAACCCTGATGAACTCAGCACCCTTTCGGGGATGGATATCGGCAGTGTCACAATAAGCCTTGTGCAAATGGAACTTGAGGGCTATGTTATCAGGGAAATCGACGGTAAGTATCGAGCTGCCGGAGGAAACTATGGACAAAATAGTCATAGCTCTTAA
- the topA gene encoding type I DNA topoisomerase codes for MPKNLVIVESPAKARTIEKYLGKDFKVLASVGHVKDLPANDLGVDIENGFEPKYSVIRGKKKVIDDLKKEAGTAEKIFLAPDPDREGEAIAWHIAEELGKKNAAKISRVLFNEITPKGIKDGISNPGPVNENRVNAQQARRILDRLVGYLVSPLLWKPLKYGLSAGRVQSVALRLLVEREEEIEKFKPEEYWLIDVTFDKHEQGKLKARLEKKDDKKIKVDNETEAKKVLSELKAGEYIVADVVKKEVPEKAPLPFITSRLQQEASRKLGFSAKKTMMVAQRLYEGVDLGKEGPVGLITYMRTDSVRISPEAQAEAADYVKKEFGEKFLAKAGKTAAKKKNVQDAHEAIRPTSVLRTPDSVKNKLDNDQYRLYKLIWDRFVASNMADAIYDQNTININNGPYGLKSQGKVIKFPGFRTLYIEGTDETAEKDQEIIFETEAGEKLKASKHDSKQMFTQPPARYSEATLVKTLEQEGIGRPSTYASIISTIIDREYAEMVEKRFKPTELGRIVWNLLQSNFDKFFATKFTANMEEELDGVEEGKNTWKGVLEDFFKKFKPELTKAEKKFTVDLKLDLTCPICSKELTIKHGRNGSFAACTSYPDCKFTSNYERLEDGTFRLTEKQGDEPSGIECEKCGKEMVFKATRFGKVLACPGYPECKNIKNYVKLADGSIKILATGEKAAVPCPKCDSELTVKAGKNGMFIGCSNYPKCDFTANMKVTDKGEIMPHTDKVDENVTCEKCGKKMALRKGPRGRFFACTGYPECKNIKSTKVLEDGTITVK; via the coding sequence ATGCCTAAAAATCTAGTTATTGTTGAGTCACCTGCAAAAGCAAGGACAATCGAAAAGTATCTCGGAAAAGACTTCAAGGTTCTGGCGAGTGTCGGACACGTTAAAGACCTGCCCGCAAATGATCTCGGCGTGGACATTGAGAACGGATTCGAGCCTAAATACTCTGTTATCAGAGGAAAAAAGAAGGTCATTGACGACCTGAAAAAGGAAGCCGGCACAGCCGAAAAAATATTCCTTGCGCCTGACCCCGACCGTGAGGGAGAGGCCATCGCATGGCATATCGCCGAAGAGCTGGGCAAGAAGAATGCGGCCAAGATAAGCCGTGTTCTCTTCAACGAGATAACCCCCAAAGGTATCAAAGACGGCATAAGCAACCCCGGCCCCGTCAACGAAAACCGTGTGAACGCCCAGCAGGCAAGAAGAATCCTTGACCGCCTCGTGGGCTATCTGGTAAGCCCCCTTCTCTGGAAACCCCTGAAATACGGCCTCTCCGCAGGACGTGTTCAGTCTGTCGCACTTCGCCTTCTGGTGGAGCGTGAGGAGGAGATAGAAAAGTTCAAGCCGGAAGAATACTGGCTCATCGATGTCACCTTCGACAAGCACGAACAGGGCAAGCTGAAAGCCAGACTGGAAAAGAAAGACGACAAAAAGATAAAAGTTGATAACGAGACCGAGGCCAAGAAAGTTCTTTCGGAACTCAAAGCCGGAGAATACATCGTTGCGGACGTTGTGAAAAAGGAAGTGCCCGAAAAAGCACCCCTGCCCTTCATAACCTCCAGACTCCAGCAGGAAGCCAGCCGCAAACTGGGCTTCTCCGCCAAAAAAACAATGATGGTGGCTCAAAGACTTTACGAGGGTGTTGACCTCGGCAAAGAAGGCCCCGTGGGTCTCATAACCTATATGAGAACCGACTCCGTAAGGATATCCCCCGAAGCACAGGCAGAGGCCGCAGACTACGTTAAAAAAGAGTTCGGCGAAAAATTCCTCGCAAAAGCGGGAAAAACCGCCGCCAAAAAGAAAAACGTTCAGGATGCCCACGAAGCAATCCGCCCCACTTCCGTTCTGCGCACCCCCGACAGCGTAAAGAACAAACTCGACAACGACCAGTACAGACTCTATAAACTCATCTGGGACAGATTCGTTGCCAGCAACATGGCCGACGCAATCTACGACCAGAACACCATAAACATCAACAACGGCCCCTATGGCCTGAAATCTCAGGGCAAGGTTATAAAATTCCCCGGTTTCCGCACACTTTACATCGAAGGAACGGACGAAACGGCGGAAAAAGATCAGGAGATCATCTTCGAGACCGAAGCCGGCGAAAAGCTGAAAGCATCCAAGCACGACAGCAAGCAGATGTTCACACAGCCCCCCGCTCGCTATTCAGAAGCGACACTGGTCAAAACCCTCGAACAGGAAGGCATAGGCCGACCCAGTACCTACGCATCCATCATATCCACAATCATCGACCGTGAATACGCAGAGATGGTGGAAAAACGATTCAAACCCACAGAGCTCGGACGCATCGTCTGGAATCTGCTTCAATCCAACTTCGATAAATTCTTCGCCACCAAGTTCACCGCCAACATGGAAGAGGAGCTTGACGGTGTCGAAGAGGGCAAAAACACATGGAAGGGCGTTCTGGAAGACTTCTTTAAGAAGTTCAAACCGGAACTGACAAAGGCGGAGAAGAAATTCACCGTCGATCTCAAGCTCGACCTCACATGCCCCATATGCAGCAAGGAACTGACCATAAAACACGGACGCAACGGCTCTTTCGCCGCCTGTACGTCATATCCGGACTGCAAGTTCACCTCGAACTACGAAAGGCTTGAGGACGGAACCTTCCGCCTCACCGAAAAGCAGGGCGACGAGCCCAGCGGCATAGAGTGCGAAAAGTGCGGAAAGGAGATGGTGTTCAAAGCCACCCGATTCGGCAAGGTTCTGGCATGCCCCGGCTATCCTGAGTGTAAGAACATAAAGAACTACGTCAAACTGGCCGACGGTTCCATAAAGATTCTGGCAACAGGCGAAAAAGCCGCAGTGCCCTGTCCTAAATGCGACAGCGAACTCACTGTGAAAGCAGGCAAAAACGGCATGTTCATCGGCTGTTCAAACTATCCGAAATGCGACTTCACCGCCAACATGAAGGTCACCGACAAGGGCGAGATAATGCCCCACACCGACAAGGTTGACGAGAACGTCACATGTGAAAAATGCGGAAAGAAAATGGCTCTGCGCAAAGGCCCCAGAGGCAGGTTCTTCGCCTGTACTGGTTACCCTGAGTGCAAGAACATCAAGTCTACAAAGGTTCTTGAAGACGGAACCATAACGGTTAAATAA
- the selA gene encoding L-seryl-tRNA(Sec) selenium transferase yields MDSNLFRLLPKMDRIIGEQRFQGLPKLLLKEAAKRAVEAARAEAAAGKEPVYEDILTDTAKIYSELSGGSLKRVINATGVPIHTNLGRSPLPECAADELKSIVCGYSNLEFDTETGKRGDRYHHAAEYLKILTGAEDAVIVNNNASAVFLVLNTFAKGKEAVVSRGELVEIGGSFRVPDVMKQSGAKMVEVGTTNKTRKADYDDAVTQKTALMMKVHRSNYEIVGFSEEASLCEVAQSAAGAGCISYYDAGSGLFVQHLPDDICRDRTIADFMSSGIDLISFSGDKMAGGCQAGIIAGKKTLINKLKKNPLMRMLRVDKMTIAVLQSVFRLYLTGRENEIPVNRMLSEGIEVLGLRAAKLAALIGGKVVSTKSTVGGGSCPMTEMKSFGVEVSVKGMSSAALDRHLRRWETPVIARVGEKVCFDVRTLDERDFETILNALGALK; encoded by the coding sequence ATGGACAGCAACCTCTTTAGACTACTCCCAAAAATGGACAGGATCATAGGCGAACAGCGGTTTCAGGGGCTTCCTAAGCTTCTGCTGAAAGAGGCCGCAAAGCGTGCTGTTGAGGCCGCAAGGGCAGAGGCCGCCGCCGGAAAGGAACCTGTTTATGAAGATATTCTGACAGACACAGCAAAAATATATTCGGAGCTTTCTGGCGGAAGCCTCAAAAGGGTGATAAACGCCACGGGAGTTCCCATACACACCAATCTGGGCAGGTCTCCCCTGCCAGAGTGCGCCGCAGACGAGCTTAAAAGCATCGTATGCGGATATTCCAACCTTGAGTTCGACACCGAAACCGGCAAGCGTGGCGACAGATATCACCATGCGGCCGAGTATCTGAAAATTCTGACGGGTGCAGAGGATGCCGTTATAGTAAACAACAACGCATCCGCAGTTTTTCTGGTGCTGAACACCTTTGCGAAGGGCAAAGAGGCGGTGGTGAGCAGGGGCGAACTGGTGGAGATAGGCGGTTCGTTCAGGGTTCCCGATGTTATGAAGCAGAGCGGGGCTAAGATGGTCGAGGTGGGAACCACCAACAAGACCAGAAAAGCGGACTATGACGATGCCGTAACCCAAAAAACAGCTCTTATGATGAAGGTGCACCGGAGCAACTACGAGATAGTGGGGTTTTCCGAAGAGGCCAGCCTCTGCGAAGTGGCGCAGTCGGCCGCCGGGGCGGGGTGCATATCATATTACGATGCGGGAAGCGGGCTGTTTGTGCAGCATCTGCCGGACGATATCTGCCGTGACAGAACCATAGCGGATTTCATGTCTTCGGGGATCGACCTGATATCCTTCAGCGGCGACAAGATGGCGGGCGGCTGTCAGGCGGGCATAATAGCCGGAAAGAAAACACTGATAAATAAACTGAAAAAAAATCCTCTCATGCGGATGCTACGGGTGGACAAGATGACCATTGCGGTGCTCCAGTCTGTTTTCAGGCTGTATCTCACCGGACGGGAGAACGAAATACCCGTTAACCGCATGCTGAGCGAAGGCATAGAGGTTCTGGGGCTTCGTGCGGCCAAGCTTGCCGCTCTTATCGGCGGGAAAGTAGTAAGCACAAAGTCAACTGTGGGCGGCGGAAGCTGCCCCATGACGGAGATGAAGTCCTTCGGGGTTGAAGTGAGCGTTAAGGGTATGTCCTCTGCCGCACTGGACAGACATCTGCGAAGATGGGAGACACCCGTCATAGCCCGTGTGGGCGAAAAGGTCTGTTTTGACGTGCGGACACTTGACGAAAGGGATTTTGAGACAATCTTAAATGCTCTGGGTGCATTGAAATGA